TGCAGTGTTCTGTGAAGACCAGTGTGCAGCACTATTGTTCTGCTAATACTCTCACTTCTGGTTTTGCCACAGTAAGTAGAACAGTAATAGTAAGCCAGTATGCTGAAGACGTTATATTTGTATGGTAAATAAACAAATGCTATGGTGTAAGGGACACAATgaatacttaaaggggttgttataCTTATactccaaattaccctagcaactaggcaatgGTATGACTGAGAGACAACAATAGTTTtattctggctgccggggtcagtgacccccattttaaagctgcaaaaaGTTGGATTTTGGATTACAGCAATTTTTGGTTAGTCACATAGCTAGATACAGATGCAATTCACATGGCTGACgagtagatttttttaaatagatctCACAGTTGTCGCTAACAGAAAAGCAAGAAGCAGACCACCTAGACATATATTTTAGGGCAAATGTCACAATTGTCTGTTTGATCTCTCTGATTTCCTTCAACAATCACCAGTATGTACCAAGGAAAACCAGCACTGCCGAACATTTTCATGTTCCAATGCCCCAGTTCCTAAATCTTGAGATCCATCACATAGCTGCACAGTTACACATTTATCATTGCTTATGTGCTTGTAAAGTAGAGAAAAACAGGAAATATACCTTGCATTTTCTTTCTGAGGTTGTATGTGTTTGTCCCATTGAGCGTATGAATTGTGCAATCGATAAATAGAACTGGATGTGTAATAACCAGGCTCCTCTGATTCCATAAATCTGTTAGCTTCAAACTGCGCACTCCAGCAAACACTCTTACTATAGTAAAATATGAGGGAACAAAAGTACGAAATGCACAGGGAACACAGTGATGCTACTGATTCTGgcaaaatgaaaacataataaGTATACCATGTGCATGTCTATATTTTCATCATACTGTAGATAAATATTAAATATCCCCCGATGCtgtatgcaaaatatattttataacattttttaggTATACATTCTTtgtatcattttatatttttataaattttgcTGATTATTAGAAGACCCTTGAGTGCATGTAGCGTGCTTGGATGCACTTACCCTTAATCAATAcatcaatttacattcatttttgtgCCACGGCATTTGTtgctgtgtttataaataacccatTATATGTTAACAAACCacaatatatacttttatattggCCATAGAGTGTTTAAAAACAGGGGAATCCTTTTGAAATCTTGATAAGTGGATGAATTTTGGGTGTCTTGCCAGTCACACATTGGTACATACACCAGTTTCACTTAGCAGTAAGCTGAAATAGCCACAtacattaaagtagaaggaaaggctaaatcactggggggtgccaaatgttaggcacccccagtgattgtaatcgcttacctgataccctgggctggtgcttcttTTAGTAGGACACTGCACCGGCCCGGGTTTAATGTAGGTGCATgatcctcctccttctccttttGACAAGATCCTGGGGCTCGCACATGAGCAGGTGAGTGAAAAGCtgtgttttttgttaaagtttggcttttcactccactgGGCATGTGTGAAGACTGTAGAAAGAAGAGGATCACTTCATCCCATACACCCcagttggtgcagttttctcctaacaggagcaccagcttcAGGTAAGcgtttacaatcactggggggatgcctaacaatttagcaccccccagtgattgtaacttttcttctcctttagggctctggcacacagggagattagttgcacgcgacaaatctccctgttcgcgggcgactaatctccccgagttgccatcacctgccatcccaccggcgaaaatgtaagtcgcccgtgggatggcacacgcggcggcgcgatttcgggtttttgtcgcgggcgactaatctccccgtgtgccagagcccttaagggttaAACAAAGATCCTGTCTGAATAAACATTTGGAAGAGTGGAGGAGGGGGGGAATCAAAGAGCCCTTTTGATCAGTGAATGCTTACATGGGCCAATGTGTTTTTCCCAAATAATTTACTAGCTTATTTGTATTACACTGTgtaggtctattggtcttagttgGCCAGGTAATATTTATAGAGGGCGGTAGGATTGGAGAATTCTAACAAGAGATTTTactgtaaaattaaaatatattctcTCTAGAAAAAGTTAGAACTAGTGCTGACATAAGCCAGCACAAACATCTTTCCCAAATGCTGTTGAATAAAATTTGCAACAAAAGTTCCATTAAAAAGGGTTATACTGATGTTtctaaaaaataaactaaattcTGTGATTTTATTTAATAGGCAATTGATTACCTTTCAGAACAGAGAGCAGCTAAGAGACAGGCCAGCAAAACGGCAAGAAGAATGGAAAGTATGGTGGTAATTACAATCATACTCCCACTACGACTCAGAGGCCACGTGTCAATCGTTGTGTAATTTattcctaaagaaaaaaaaatgttgaaatgaaTTGCAAATTAATGTGAAATACTTTGCCATTGGTGTTggctaataaaatattttgttatcACACTCTAGTTGGATGTATAGCTAAAAAGGCATGCAGTCTTATTTACTTTTCTTCACACAGCACTAAAATAGGATAAAATGCCATGTGCACATCCCCTTGTGCCATGTGCTGATGGTTTGTTTCAGTTGGCACTGAACAGGGAGTAAAGACAGGAatacttttttgtactgtgcttGCACATGCTAATTTTGTGCCAGTAAACTCAAATTAAATTATAGCACATGCAAGTTCATGTTTAAAGCCCATCCATGTGCCACTTTTCACATTGCAGGCGCACGTTGCACCAAATATGTGTAGTATTCTGTGCCTAATTGTGATGCCTACAATTATGCTGGTATTCCAGGGTTGGGGAAGGAAGCTATTTGTTGATGAGacattgcaaattgttttttattttgcctgtGTTTGTAAAAGGGCATAGGTATAAATGATCTCTTGCTCACTTTCCCCCAActttatagtaacatagttaacTTGCTTTGCAAAGAGACAAAGTTCAATGTGGATATGTaattgttcctttaaagccaCAATCATAGATGCACCATGTCTTCACTTCTACAAAACTATGTATGCTTTTACAAAACTGTATGCCTTCTGAGAATTTACTTTACCTATTGGCAGTCTTATTAAATCCGACCTGTTGGTTTTGGCCACCATACCAGTGTTGTTCAACACAACAAATCTCACCCtgtaaatattaaagaaaatgtcTGATGTATTTTATACACAGAATAGCAATATTAATTTACAGGTATCTACTGATAATGAGAAAtcgtaaaaatgtatatttgtacgtatcatatatatatatatatatacttgcatTACAGTTGAGCAGACAAAAGGTAAAACTTGGGCAAAACTGTGCATATGGTCATTGCATCAGTCCAAACCAAACTCTAAAGTGTTGGTTTGTAGGCTGGTATCCCAAAGACTTTACAATTTTGGATTTGTGTTGCTTACTTTTGTATCTTCCCTAGACCCTAACAGTGACCAAATCTGGAGTTTCTTAACCCACATTACTTACAAACTTGTTTGAGGAGGCTTTCATTTGTATCtttgtttttctaacttttaCCTTGATGCATTCGTACCTTTTCTGATATTTGTCCTGTTCTAGTTTTTCTGCTTCACTTCTGGATCTATACTGTAGCCTTGCTCTCTGTTTGGTTCTATGCTATTTTCCTTCTGCATCTTTATTGTTGGAATAGCAATTCTGGTTTGAGCACATTTCACACAATAGGGTGTCTCACCTCATTTTCACACTTATTTTGTACTCTACCAATTAGGTATACAATTTTTATGCACATGATATGGTCCTGTCCTCTTATATTCCAATTTTGGTCAGATGTCTTTGAAGTATAACAAAATAGGTGTGCTGCAAGTCAAAGACCCAATAGTTTGCTTGTTTTGAGTACTAGATGACATGATTCCCACCACAGCAGCTATAACTAGACTATGTACCTTCTTATTCTATGCCATGCAGTTCTTATGAGTTGGATTAGCAATGCCTTTCCAACAATGGATTTAATAAGGTTAACATACAAAATGAGCAAAGCAAAGTTTCTTAAAATTTAGGGACCATGTACTGGAAACTCCAAAAATGTGTTGTAATACCATTTCCTTTTTATTGTGACTCCAGTGAAAGAAGTTACGTGCATTATTTCTCTGTGTAGTTTAGAAATGTACTAattataaggtatataaggtctCATTTAGTGGTGGGAGGAaagggttcaaagtgcaaaaaacagacacaagCCGCCATGTTTATCCCACTTTGCAGCTAGCCCTGTCATCAGTGCCTGTGGTGTAAAGGATCCCACGAACACAGTGCTTACAAGGGGCAGTATTTATGTAGGTGTGACCTTGGtccatatttttaatattttaaaaatgtgttgttttaaaACCAGACACACCTCAGACCAGGATGGAGAAGAGGCGTGCTGGAGTAAGAAATAAATGAGGTACCAGATTCTGCGAGATTGGGGTTCTGTTGCCTTAGGAGGCAGATTGTCCAATATTTTCCTGCTAATATGCTTATTTTCGTGGTCTAGTTCACGTTTTTGACCTCTGTTTTCCAAATTTATAGTATTAATATTCCTTCTCTAGTCGAATAACAGTTCATGCAAGAGATCAACTAAACAGATAAATTAAATCTATCCTTTACTTCCCTTACCGGTAAGGTCCTGGAGAAGTTAAAGGACCATTGCAGAATGATTCATTGCATTTTTCATCAGCTCCCACTTGAAGCAACGCTAAGGACATCGCAGATTCATTGAAACACGGATAGTCAGCTCCACGGACGCGGAGAGTATGGTAGAATTTATTAGTTGTAAATGAAGAATAAGTCACTGGGGTACTCAGATTTGTATCAGTTAAAAAGGGCtcaactgcaaaaaaataaataaacaaatacagaGGCTTGATGGATCAATAATTATCAAAATAACCTGCTGCCATGAAAAATGTCTTACAAACTAAAACTTAAAATCTATAACTCCATGAAGGGGGAAACTTATTACCATAAGAGTTCTGTATTTCACTAACTTTTTGAAATTTCCgggatttttttccatttggaaaaaataaaaagctcaccTTAAAACTAgcaggcatttttattttttttaaaacccaattATGCAAAAATCAAAAAGCAAACAATTGCAGATAATGAAAGTGCATTAAATAGCAATAAATAGGCCTGTTAAATTTAAGAGAGAGTCATTGGATCTGTACTTCatagaataaatatacatttcccagcacactaaggggctcatttactaatccacgaacggtccaaatgcgtttttttcgtaatgatcggtattttgcgattttttcgtaaattgtcgcgactttttcgtagccattacaactgtttcacaaaatgtcgcgactttttcgtagcgttacgacttgcgcgaattgtcacgagctttcgcgccgagtacgaaagtttcggattcattcaagcttcagtattgtgacttttcttgggccaggttggagctgcagagtgccattgagtcctatgggaggcttccaaaatcatgcaaagtctgaaagttttgcccgccggttatgagcgctcaatacgaaaaagtcgcgacaatgtacgaactaatcgtaacggctacgaaaaagtcgcgacttttcgcgcaagtcgtaacagctatgaaaaagtcgcaacaatttatgataaagtcgtaacggcgacgaaaaaatcacaaaaaatacgaaaaagtcgcaaaatgtttgtttccaatccgaatttttcccattcggatttgaattagtggattagtaaatcagcccctaagaatgtCTGTTCTACGTACCAGTATCAAGAGCAACAACCAACCAGACATCTTGTGTAGGATAGTTAGAGCTGAAGATACACTGTGGTTGCTCTAAGACAAAAGTTGAGAATGTTAAATTCCCTAGAATCGATGTTGTGATCTTTGGAACGTAGCTGCCAACATCtgcaaaaacaccaaaataaaagtaagcataaaacatatatttgaaaaatgttttgccttttgaaaaaatactatttttttgggCGTGATGGGACAGATCTGTTTCCATTGtcaaatacagtatatcacaAGGATGTAATTTAAATTAGGCTGAAGTCGCAGTTGTCGTTTTTGCCAAAACTTGCTACGCTTTGTATCAGTGGTGACATTTTGCATATAGGAGGTAATGCCATTGCCACCGATGGTGACTACATGTGTATAAGTTCACAGTCATAAAAGGCAAGAGACAATTTACAGGTATAACTATTCCCTAGACAAATTACTACTAGCAAATTGGTTTCCATTTTAAGCtaattttttcatggttttcggcagacatttgtgattttttttactctactAAATATCTTACTCTTTTTCAAGCATTGCTTGTTATATTAACTTAACATTGCTTTAAAAATTACTCTTTGAGATACATGGCCTACAAATATTTGAGGAATATGACTTCACAGTACAAATAGTTGTTTTTGGAGTGATCTGGAATCATTTAGAAACTGTAAGAATGGGTAGGAAGTAAAAAAAACA
This sequence is a window from Xenopus tropicalis strain Nigerian chromosome 2, UCB_Xtro_10.0, whole genome shotgun sequence. Protein-coding genes within it:
- the LOC100485266 gene encoding uroplakin-3b isoform X2, with translation MDQHIKLGLLIATSVVAFADVGSYVPKITTSILGNLTFSTFVLEQPQCIFSSNYPTQDVWLVVALDTVEPFLTDTNLSTPVTYSSFTTNKFYHTLRVRGADYPCFNESAMSLALLQVGADEKCNESFCNGPLTSPGPYRVRFVVLNNTGMVAKTNRSDLIRLPIGINYTTIDTWPLSRSGSMIVITTILSILLAVLLACLLAALCSESKSVCWSAQFEANRFMESEEPGYYTSSSIYRLHNSYAQWDKHIQPQKENARDSVFREQIGNNQYLESENDSCGPTAIYNVIHPYLPKTKPI
- the LOC100485266 gene encoding uroplakin-3b isoform X1 is translated as MDQHIKLGLLIATSVVAFAVIIERNIIQRDVGSYVPKITTSILGNLTFSTFVLEQPQCIFSSNYPTQDVWLVVALDTVEPFLTDTNLSTPVTYSSFTTNKFYHTLRVRGADYPCFNESAMSLALLQVGADEKCNESFCNGPLTSPGPYRVRFVVLNNTGMVAKTNRSDLIRLPIGINYTTIDTWPLSRSGSMIVITTILSILLAVLLACLLAALCSESKSVCWSAQFEANRFMESEEPGYYTSSSIYRLHNSYAQWDKHIQPQKENARDSVFREQIGNNQYLESENDSCGPTAIYNVIHPYLPKTKPI
- the LOC100485266 gene encoding uroplakin-3b isoform X3 — its product is MDQHIKLGLLIATSVVAFAVEPFLTDTNLSTPVTYSSFTTNKFYHTLRVRGADYPCFNESAMSLALLQVGADEKCNESFCNGPLTSPGPYRVRFVVLNNTGMVAKTNRSDLIRLPIGINYTTIDTWPLSRSGSMIVITTILSILLAVLLACLLAALCSESKSVCWSAQFEANRFMESEEPGYYTSSSIYRLHNSYAQWDKHIQPQKENARDSVFREQIGNNQYLESENDSCGPTAIYNVIHPYLPKTKPI